A genomic stretch from Gopherus evgoodei ecotype Sinaloan lineage chromosome 18, rGopEvg1_v1.p, whole genome shotgun sequence includes:
- the UBIAD1 gene encoding ubiA prenyltransferase domain-containing protein 1 codes for MKSMEAEDQTEKISISAESPRGGDVGELGIGLLSSAKSRPGTWRQKCAAYVLALRPWSFSASLTPVALGSALAYRSHGSLDPGLLVGSAVAVLAVHGAGNLVNTYYDFSKGIDHKKSDDRTLVDQILEPQDVVWFGVFLYTLGCICAACLYCLSTLKLEHLALIYFGGLSSSFLYTGGVGFKYVALGDLVILITFGPLAVMFAHAVQVGYLSVSPLLYAVPLALSTEAILHSNNTRDMESDQQAGIVTLAILIGPTFSYMLYNTLLFLPYLIFCILATRYTISMALPLLTIPMAFSLERQFRSQSFSKIPQRTAKLNLLLGLFYVFGIILAPAGTLPKL; via the exons ATGAAGAGCATGGAGGCTGAGGATCAGACCGAGAAGATTAGCATCAGCGCTGAGAGCCCCAGAGGAGGTGACGTGGGGGAGCTGGGCATCGGGCTGCTCAGCTCTGCGAAGAGCCGCCCAGGCACCTGGAGGCAGAAGTGTGCAGCCTACGTTCTGGCCCTGCGGCCCTGGAGCTTCAGCGCCTCTTTGACCCCAGTAGCCCTGGGCAGTGCCCTAGCCTATCGGTCCCATGGATCCCTAGACCCAGGGCTGCTAGTGGGCAGTGCAGTGGCTGTCCTGGCTGTGCATGGAGCAGGTAACTTGGTTAATACCTACTATGACTTCTCCAAGGGCATTGACCACAAGAAGAGTGATGACCGAACATTGGTGGACCAGATCTTGGAGCCTCAGGATGTGGTCTGGTTTGGGGTCTTCCTCTATACCCTGGGCTGTATCTGTGCTGCCTGCCTCTACTGTCTCTCCACTCTCAAGTTGGAGCACCTAGCCCTGATCTACTTTGGGGGACTTTCCAGCTCCTTCCTTTATACTGGAG GAGTTGGATTTAAATATGTTGCACTTGGCGACTTGGTGATCCTCATCACATTTGGGCCCCTGGCTGTCATGTTTGCCCATGCAGTGCAGGTTGGTTATCTGTCTGTCTCACCGCTGCTCTATGCTGTCCCACTAGCCCTCAGCACTGAGGCCATCCTGCACAGCAACAACACACGGGACATGGAATCTGACCAGCAGGCAGGCATTGTCACCCTGGCTATCCTCATTGGCCCCACGTTTTCCTACATGCTCTACAACACGCTGCTCTTCCTGCCATACCTGATTTTCTGCATCTTGGCCACACGTTACACCATCAGCATGGCGCTGCCACTACTTACCATTCCTATGGCCTTTTCACTGGAGAGGCAGTTCCGGAGCCAGAGCTTCAGCAAAATTCCCCAGCGGACAGCCAAGCTCAACCTCCTGCTGGGGCTCTTCTATGTTTTTGGTATTATACTGGCACCAGCAGGCACGCTGCCCAAACTGTAA